One window from the genome of Rhizoctonia solani chromosome 15, complete sequence encodes:
- a CDS encoding bestrophin protein, which yields MGYITIPATAIASFIFFGFLAAGEEIENPFGYDKNDLDMDYFCKILIRAELDALMSVPVPKPEEWAFSEDNNYLFESDDAEIPGRSPEEWLEETNPEEAMRNALMDYELGLYTDSRS from the exons ATGGGGTATATTACGATCCCGGCAACGGCTATAGCG TCGTTCATATTCTTTGGGTTCCTGGCTGCAGGGGAGGAAATTGAAA ATCCCTTTG GATACGACAAG AACGATCTTGACATGGATTACTTTTGTAAAATCCTGATCCGGGCTGAACTTGATGCATTAATGAGCGTGCCAGTTCCAAAACCAGAAGAATGGGCGTTTTCAGAAGATAACAACTATCTTTTCGAGAGCGATGACGCTGAAATCCCTGGGAGGTCCCCCGAAGAATGGTTAGAGGAAACAAATCCAGAAGAGGCGATGAGAAACGCGTTAATGGATTATGAGCTTGGCTTGTACACAGATTCAAGAAGCTAG